The window AAAATGAATTAATTGTCCATATTAAACAGGAATCTTTCGGTATGAGAGCTAATAATCATTTTTCAATCTACTTTGAACAAAAAAAAATAGCCACCTTGAAACATCTTTTGTCCTTTAAACGAGATTATTATTTTGTGACGCAATTATCTTGGTTAGTGACAGGAAACATTCCCAAGCACCAATACAAAATTTATCAATTTAATCAAACGATAATGAAAATGAATAAGACGTATCTTGCTCAGGGAAACTTTTATGAATTAGAGATTTCAAAAGATGAATTTGTGCCAATTTGTCTTGGTATTGCTTGCCTTTTAGACTACTGGCAACTTAATCGTTCAAAAGAACTACAACCCGTTCTAGCTAAAAACAAACTAGGATGGGCTTACAAGTTGAATCTCTTCAAAGATTAAATCTATTTATTCTTAAAAAAAGAAAATTTATGTTAAAATGAGAACATTATCAATACTATTTCACTAGGAGGTTCGCATGGCAATTCACTCCATATGGGAAAAATTTCCAGAACTACAACAAGAATTATTACAAACTCAAAAAATTATGAATCAAGAAGTGACGATTCGAAAT is drawn from Vagococcus xieshaowenii and contains these coding sequences:
- a CDS encoding LURP-one-related/scramblase family protein, with amino-acid sequence MGHYYIQENMLATNTPTVVKDESGKQCYLIVGKWGSKGDVLSIFTMKNELIVHIKQESFGMRANNHFSIYFEQKKIATLKHLLSFKRDYYFVTQLSWLVTGNIPKHQYKIYQFNQTIMKMNKTYLAQGNFYELEISKDEFVPICLGIACLLDYWQLNRSKELQPVLAKNKLGWAYKLNLFKD